A single genomic interval of Thermoanaerobacter uzonensis DSM 18761 harbors:
- a CDS encoding type IV pilus inner membrane component PilO: protein MKLTRRERVLIYFAVILGSFALYYQYYLTPKILEIRNLSIELKNKRQILEQVTTLNNKNLKEGLDKQQTQLKELSIILPEERDIEIFLFNLQQMINDTGVKAKSLTFENQGQSQKETSNVKKEDFVTIPVNITVSGNYDEIIAFLKEIQNSKRLCNIQSFSIEKDQNQQNLLLTLQIFIYSMKDSGGTSIQTDFSKGKNDPFKSLYDNTRNEQSNNVVQPSASQSPQNLQNIDVNKIINDTIEKVLKEKIPSLP from the coding sequence ATGAAGCTTACAAGAAGAGAAAGGGTATTAATTTACTTTGCTGTCATACTCGGATCTTTTGCACTTTATTATCAATATTATTTAACTCCTAAAATTTTGGAAATACGAAATTTATCTATTGAATTAAAAAATAAAAGACAAATTTTAGAACAAGTAACTACTTTAAACAATAAAAATTTAAAAGAAGGTTTAGACAAACAACAAACTCAACTAAAGGAATTAAGCATAATTTTACCAGAAGAAAGGGATATAGAAATTTTTCTTTTTAATTTACAACAAATGATCAATGATACAGGTGTAAAGGCAAAAAGCTTAACTTTTGAAAACCAAGGACAAAGTCAAAAAGAAACTAGTAATGTGAAAAAAGAAGATTTTGTGACAATACCCGTAAATATTACTGTTTCAGGTAATTACGATGAGATTATAGCTTTTCTAAAGGAAATACAAAATTCTAAGAGACTTTGTAATATTCAAAGTTTCTCTATTGAAAAAGACCAAAATCAGCAAAACCTTCTTTTGACTCTACAGATCTTTATTTATTCAATGAAAGACAGTGGTGGTACTTCAATACAGACAGATTTTTCAAAAGGTAAAAATGACCCTTTCAAATCTCTGTATGATAATACCAGAAATGAACAATCGAATAATGTAGTACAGCCTTCTGCTTCTCAATCTCCTCAAAATCTTCAGAACATAGATGTAAATAAAATAATAAATGATACTATAGAAAAAGTTTTGAAAGAGAAAATACCTTCATTGCCTTAG
- a CDS encoding PilN domain-containing protein, with the protein MKDINLIPAELKEQKMRRKKQISRLFFVFVLATVIFVLIAFPLVYINKLYQDLKYTDNELGKFKDISQLQQNVKNLSAYIEKKKSLIEKLKKQKVDAVGILQNLALNIPEKVSIDSLKYEKNILEINGQALSESDIAAFMLNLRSISYVEDVKVESIDLTDKGLLKYILQVKIKVVS; encoded by the coding sequence TTGAAGGATATAAACCTCATACCAGCTGAACTAAAGGAACAAAAAATGCGAAGAAAAAAGCAAATATCCCGCCTTTTTTTTGTGTTTGTTTTAGCTACTGTTATTTTTGTCTTAATAGCCTTTCCACTGGTATATATAAATAAATTGTATCAAGACTTAAAATATACAGATAATGAATTAGGTAAATTTAAAGATATTTCGCAGTTGCAGCAAAATGTAAAAAATTTATCTGCTTATATAGAAAAGAAGAAAAGCTTAATAGAAAAATTGAAAAAGCAAAAAGTAGATGCAGTAGGTATATTGCAAAATTTAGCCTTAAATATACCTGAAAAAGTATCTATTGATTCTCTGAAGTATGAAAAAAATATTTTAGAAATAAATGGGCAAGCACTTTCAGAATCTGATATAGCAGCTTTTATGCTTAACCTAAGAAGTATAAGTTATGTAGAAGATGTGAAAGTAGAATCTATAGATTTGACTGATAAAGGACTTTTAAAATATATTTTACAAGTAAAAATCAAGGTGGTATCATAG
- the pilM gene encoding type IV pilus assembly protein PilM yields MLGIEIGNFNTKLLVGEKKNKFFGKRLMINTPSNVITNGKIIDINSLADVINETLKRNNIKEKQVCFTISSSNNVIRDLELPLMKEEEVEKALYYEIEQYIPDYENYVIDYRYLPNIAEKDKMIRVLIASSPKDIIEKYVRLAEMLKLKLEAIDIYSNSIYKACKKVNLAEGIVSVVDIGAVVTNVTVINNGNYIFSRSIEFGGNKITQIIANAFNIDFQAAEEYKRSKKFIGEENYKDIEDTILLSFSEMFQQLSRIFDFYYATYHKNIQKIIMLGGTSKLLGLREYVEDYFRIPTFVTETEDYLYFLPVYGCLLRGE; encoded by the coding sequence ATGCTTGGAATTGAAATAGGGAATTTTAATACAAAATTATTAGTTGGAGAAAAAAAGAATAAATTCTTTGGTAAAAGGTTAATGATAAATACGCCTTCTAATGTAATAACTAATGGTAAAATTATTGATATAAATTCATTGGCAGATGTAATTAATGAGACTTTGAAAAGGAACAATATCAAAGAAAAACAAGTGTGTTTTACTATTTCCAGCTCAAATAATGTAATAAGGGATTTAGAATTGCCACTAATGAAAGAAGAGGAAGTCGAAAAGGCCTTATACTATGAGATTGAGCAATACATTCCTGACTATGAAAATTATGTGATAGATTATAGATATTTACCTAATATTGCGGAGAAAGATAAAATGATTAGAGTACTGATTGCCTCTTCTCCAAAGGATATAATAGAAAAATATGTTAGATTAGCAGAGATGTTAAAATTAAAATTAGAAGCCATTGATATTTATAGCAATTCAATTTATAAAGCTTGTAAAAAGGTGAATTTAGCTGAAGGGATAGTGTCAGTTGTAGATATAGGGGCAGTTGTTACCAATGTGACGGTGATTAATAACGGAAATTACATTTTTAGTAGGAGCATAGAGTTTGGTGGAAATAAAATTACACAAATAATTGCGAATGCCTTTAATATAGATTTTCAAGCAGCAGAAGAATATAAAAGGTCAAAAAAATTTATTGGAGAAGAAAACTATAAGGATATAGAAGATACTATACTTTTATCCTTTTCGGAAATGTTTCAACAGCTAAGTAGAATATTTGACTTTTATTATGCCACATATCATAAAAATATACAAAAAATTATCATGTTAGGTGGTACTTCTAAACTTTTAGGTTTGAGAGAATACGTGGAAGATTATTTTAGGATACCTACTTTTGTGACAGAAACAGAAGATTATTTATACTTTTTACCTGTTTATGGATGCCTTTTAAGGGGGGAATAG
- a CDS encoding late competence development ComFB family protein encodes MHLKNYMEDAVDQMMDKVLKDLDVCKCDRCRMDIKALALNNLPPKYVVSEEGELYVKTNELVRQFEVDIIKAITMAAIKVNNNKRH; translated from the coding sequence ATGCATCTTAAAAATTACATGGAAGACGCTGTTGACCAAATGATGGATAAGGTTTTGAAAGATTTAGACGTTTGTAAATGCGACAGGTGTAGAATGGACATAAAAGCTTTAGCACTTAACAATTTACCTCCAAAATATGTTGTATCAGAAGAAGGAGAACTATATGTAAAGACAAATGAGTTAGTCAGGCAATTTGAGGTAGACATAATAAAAGCTATAACAATGGCTGCTATTAAAGTGAACAACAATAAGCGCCATTAG
- a CDS encoding pilus assembly PilX family protein, whose translation MVNERGSALIFTLMVILILTVLGVAILEVTITNYKISHAYANSISASYAAEAALDIAKNEFNDQLLSDLSQRAQNIINNTNEKIPREFLYQSIYSFVQNYLQENVFYKYPQSGYLGDTGQKYTIQSMTLDSNYNRLTYIIHINTTGEYKNIKKEGYAELILNLESSDPLTVSKWEIK comes from the coding sequence ATGGTCAATGAGAGAGGTTCTGCCCTAATATTTACTCTAATGGTGATTTTAATTCTCACAGTCCTTGGGGTTGCTATTTTAGAAGTTACTATTACTAATTATAAAATTTCACATGCCTACGCAAATTCTATTTCTGCTTCATACGCTGCAGAAGCAGCTTTGGATATTGCCAAAAATGAGTTTAATGACCAATTACTTAGTGATTTATCTCAGCGGGCACAAAATATCATAAATAACACTAATGAAAAAATACCAAGAGAATTTTTATATCAAAGCATCTATTCCTTTGTGCAGAACTATCTTCAGGAAAACGTATTTTATAAATATCCTCAATCAGGGTATTTAGGGGATACTGGCCAAAAATACACAATACAAAGTATGACTTTAGATAGCAATTACAATAGGCTTACATATATTATACACATAAATACAACAGGGGAGTACAAAAACATCAAAAAAGAGGGATATGCAGAGCTTATACTTAATCTCGAATCGTCCGACCCACTTACTGTTTCTAAGTGGGAAATAAAATAA
- a CDS encoding PilW family protein, which yields MVVKKEAGFTLIELIVTLAILGVVIGIYSSLYYSGYKSFISTQNNVDVEQNVRFAMNYIVTALEKGPSHVTVIDNGHGINIDGLVIRLDRKKHALYTNGNAGHELAVKIYGFNVAKKSTNMINIQIIGQSDDNGSNRFFLSTDVFLRKSDINGQ from the coding sequence ATGGTGGTAAAAAAAGAGGCGGGCTTTACCCTCATTGAACTAATCGTGACATTGGCTATATTAGGGGTTGTGATAGGGATTTATTCATCTTTATATTATTCAGGATACAAGTCTTTTATAAGTACACAGAATAACGTTGATGTTGAGCAAAATGTCAGATTTGCCATGAATTACATTGTAACTGCCTTAGAAAAGGGGCCTTCTCATGTTACTGTAATTGACAATGGACATGGCATAAACATAGACGGCCTTGTCATAAGGCTAGACAGAAAAAAGCACGCTCTTTATACCAATGGCAATGCAGGGCATGAATTAGCTGTCAAGATTTATGGTTTTAATGTGGCTAAAAAAAGTACGAACATGATAAATATCCAAATAATTGGGCAAAGTGATGATAATGGGTCAAACAGATTTTTCCTCTCTACAGATGTTTTTTTAAGAAAGAGTGATATAAATGGTCAATGA
- a CDS encoding type IV pilus modification PilV family protein: MKILKDNKGMTLIEVLVSIAIFAIVAIPLLGIFSQSAITSANSKIKTKEATIAQTIAENIKAGIVKDNSDLSKVAEIFEEEGFLPYVEQHVTDSGDGLSQYEIRVSKAGSSTPFYTLYVVAPKTAITAYTPVYMPFSGGSKGNVFDRVVNYVLNLIAIIVIAIWTALFILFVVIPAFGLESIIEVPKLVSTVINLINSGVTNLKAVATKAAESARLTIPWWLKWW; encoded by the coding sequence ATGAAAATTTTAAAGGATAATAAAGGCATGACTTTAATAGAGGTACTTGTCTCAATAGCTATATTTGCAATAGTAGCAATACCTCTTTTGGGTATTTTTAGTCAATCTGCTATAACTTCTGCTAACTCTAAGATAAAGACAAAAGAAGCTACAATTGCACAGACAATTGCAGAAAACATAAAAGCTGGAATTGTAAAGGATAATTCTGATCTGTCAAAAGTAGCAGAGATTTTTGAAGAAGAAGGCTTTTTGCCTTATGTAGAGCAGCATGTCACAGATTCAGGTGATGGACTTTCTCAATATGAAATTAGAGTCAGCAAAGCTGGTTCAAGCACTCCTTTTTATACCCTTTATGTAGTGGCACCTAAAACGGCTATTACAGCTTATACGCCTGTTTATATGCCTTTTTCAGGTGGTTCTAAAGGAAACGTCTTTGATAGAGTAGTAAATTATGTATTGAATTTAATAGCAATAATTGTTATCGCTATATGGACTGCTTTATTCATACTTTTTGTAGTAATACCTGCTTTTGGGTTGGAGTCTATTATAGAAGTTCCTAAACTGGTAAGTACAGTCATCAATTTAATCAATTCAGGAGTGACTAATTTAAAAGCTGTTGCCACAAAAGCGGCAGAAAGTGCAAGACTTACCATTCCATGGTGGTTAAAATGGTGGTAA
- a CDS encoding prepilin-type N-terminal cleavage/methylation domain-containing protein, producing the protein MKRDEGLTLIELVTVLAIFTVIVLIVIPSTDFFDTTKSNIRLTLIAREVVNDLRYIQHKSIFERENLYFEIKPDKTGYYINRYEDDKNIKTKDLPKGILIEKNIQKEIRFNHMGVPSTGGCTITLKNDKKEIYITLLPATGRIMIKGNY; encoded by the coding sequence TTTAATAGAGCTTGTAACGGTTTTGGCAATTTTTACAGTTATAGTTCTTATAGTTATTCCTTCGACTGACTTTTTTGATACGACGAAGTCAAATATAAGGCTTACTCTGATTGCACGTGAGGTTGTAAATGACTTAAGGTACATACAGCACAAAAGTATTTTCGAAAGAGAAAATTTATATTTTGAAATCAAACCCGATAAGACTGGTTATTACATAAATAGATATGAGGACGATAAAAATATTAAGACAAAGGATTTGCCTAAAGGAATTCTAATAGAGAAAAATATACAAAAAGAAATAAGATTTAATCATATGGGGGTTCCATCTACTGGAGGTTGTACAATAACTTTAAAAAATGACAAAAAAGAAATTTATATAACTTTGCTTCCTGCTACAGGGCGTATTATGATAAAGGGGAATTATTAG